AAAACCTACACTTCTGGTTACCATTTGACCATTTGCCATAATAAAAACTAAATCTTTTTTTTCACGCTTAACGCCTATACTATTGAGTATTTCAGTTAAAACCCATGTATACTCACTACCTGTATCAACAAGTATTTTAGGTATACGAACGCTCTTTTTTCTGTTAATATGATTTCTAATTGTACACCCTGTGTAAAAAGTCCCCATAAAACCTCCTTCTTTTTTTCCTGCTTTTCATTCCGCAATCCACCTTCCGCCAGGTTCATTCCGCCACTCGAAATCTGCCTTCCGTAATCGCTCTACCATCTCATCTGAAATTACCCGCTCTCCGATCATTATTCTCCCCTTACCCAGACCATGACAATCAGAACCTCCGGTAATTAATAGCCCGTATTTCTCAGCCAGACATCGATAATGTTCCTCTATATCCGGAGGATGTTCCGTATGGTAGGCCTCCAGCCCTGCTAATCCTTCTGAAATAAGTTGGGGGATAAATTCATCACCATCGAGGGTGCCAGGATGAGCCAGGACAGGCAAACCACCAGCCGTTCGGATAATCTGGATGGCCTGCCTCGGAGAAATATGATATTTAGGCACATAACAGGGGCCGTTCTGGCCGATGTATTGAAAGGCCTCAGCCGTGGAGTCCACTATTCCCGCCTCACGCATCACGGTGGCCACATGCAGCCGGCCAATACAGCCCCGCCCGGCCAGCTCTTTAATCCGGTTAAAAGAAATTCTTGGCCCGAGTTTAGCCAATTTTTCAACTATTTTCTGAGCCCTTTGGTAGCGGGTTTCCCTGAAAGTCCTGAGATAAGTCCGTAACGATTCGCTGTTCTGGTCGATAAAATACCCCAGCATGTGGATTTCTCTCTTGAGGGTATCGGCGGATAATTCTACGCCGGGTATGACATATAAACCGTATTGTTCTCCCCAATAATTGGCTTCACTTATACCATCAATGGTATCGTGATCAGTAATAGCAATAGTAGAAAGCCTGCGTCGGCAGGCCTCCTCGACTATCTCCCTGGGAGAAAGGGTAGAATCAGAAAAGTAGGTATGTATGTGTAGATCTGCTGGCATTCTTTTTTTTCCTGTTAGGTAACCGTGACTCGATGCTCGATGCTCGATATTGGACCCTTCACCTTCCTCGAGCAT
This bacterium DNA region includes the following protein-coding sequences:
- a CDS encoding PHP domain-containing protein, translating into MTFPQKDVRLKTQAIIPRCSMLEEGEGSNIEHRASSHGYLTGKKRMPADLHIHTYFSDSTLSPREIVEEACRRRLSTIAITDHDTIDGISEANYWGEQYGLYVIPGVELSADTLKREIHMLGYFIDQNSESLRTYLRTFRETRYQRAQKIVEKLAKLGPRISFNRIKELAGRGCIGRLHVATVMREAGIVDSTAEAFQYIGQNGPCYVPKYHISPRQAIQIIRTAGGLPVLAHPGTLDGDEFIPQLISEGLAGLEAYHTEHPPDIEEHYRCLAEKYGLLITGGSDCHGLGKGRIMIGERVISDEMVERLRKADFEWRNEPGGRWIAE